The following proteins come from a genomic window of Corallococcus sp. NCRR:
- a CDS encoding ATP-grasp domain-containing protein codes for MNFVFISPHFPSQYFHFATALRERGVSVLGIGDTPYESLRPELRESLREYFFVPSLNDSDALLRATGYLTWRHGRIDRIESLNESWLEVEARLREDFHVPGLQPSDILKLRSKSGMAEVFHASGVPHPDLLRVRDADQVKSFAARVGYPLVLKPDVGVGAAHTFKVASDAEVDAALAHPLPTSYVAQPFVRGTIVTYDGIVDRHGVIVFNLSHEYSDGGMETVTERRDISFWSLQHIPAALDVLGRQVVAAFGLRERWFHLEFFRLPDGRFVVLEANLRPPGGFMTDMMNYTCDIDVYRLYARVVTGDPVADFQAIPRHHVCHSARRHGRRYKHSHAQIVERLGKSLLVHRELPPIYHSLLGEEMYLTRHPDLESMRDAVRFIQAT; via the coding sequence ATGAACTTCGTCTTCATCTCCCCCCACTTCCCCTCCCAGTACTTCCACTTCGCCACCGCCCTGCGCGAACGCGGTGTGTCCGTGCTGGGCATCGGCGATACCCCCTACGAGTCCCTCCGCCCGGAGCTTCGCGAGTCCCTTCGCGAATACTTCTTCGTCCCCAGCCTCAACGACTCCGACGCCCTCCTGCGCGCCACCGGCTACCTCACCTGGCGCCACGGCCGCATCGACCGCATCGAGTCCCTCAACGAGTCCTGGCTCGAAGTCGAAGCCCGCCTGCGCGAGGACTTCCACGTCCCGGGCCTCCAGCCCTCGGACATCCTCAAGCTGCGCTCCAAGTCCGGCATGGCCGAGGTCTTCCACGCCTCCGGCGTCCCCCACCCGGACCTCCTGCGCGTGCGCGACGCGGACCAGGTGAAGTCCTTCGCCGCCCGCGTGGGCTATCCGCTCGTGCTCAAGCCCGACGTCGGCGTCGGCGCCGCCCACACCTTCAAGGTCGCCAGCGACGCGGAGGTCGACGCCGCGCTCGCCCACCCCCTCCCCACGTCCTACGTCGCGCAGCCCTTCGTGCGCGGCACCATCGTCACCTACGACGGCATCGTGGACCGCCACGGCGTCATCGTCTTCAACCTCAGCCACGAGTACAGCGACGGCGGCATGGAGACCGTCACCGAACGGCGCGACATCTCCTTCTGGAGCCTCCAGCACATCCCCGCCGCACTCGACGTGCTGGGCCGCCAGGTCGTCGCCGCGTTCGGCTTGCGCGAGCGCTGGTTCCACCTGGAGTTCTTCCGCCTGCCGGATGGCCGCTTCGTCGTGCTGGAGGCCAACCTCCGCCCGCCCGGCGGCTTCATGACGGACATGATGAACTACACGTGCGACATCGACGTGTACCGGCTCTATGCCCGCGTCGTGACGGGGGACCCGGTGGCGGACTTCCAGGCGATTCCACGCCACCACGTCTGTCACAGCGCCCGCCGTCACGGCCGGCGCTACAAGCACTCCCACGCGCAGATCGTCGAACGGCTGGGCAAGTCGCTGCTCGTGCACCGCGAGCTGCCGCCCATCTACCACTCGCTCCTGGGTGAAGAGATGTACCTCACGCGCCACCCGGACCTGGAGTCCATGCGGGACGCGGTGCGCTTCATCCAGGCGACGTGA
- a CDS encoding DUF2135 domain-containing protein, with translation MLSVLLAGLLSQTAPPVSARQQGVPIGRGTTVPKVVLSAPSGGWTVDRMLQIEGTVSDASVDPVVVSINGDRYLMRTQGGRFSRKFPAASGKNIVTVMATNKGGTARAQATSYAQVPPVPLKAILTSDTDGVYTDLHIYEPTDASSAGETLDVSSMAHVYWANTQSPSGGTFFLNEQGGDFDQPAYGPYLYIHRAPPTGVYLVATNYWPSGDKAHTVATLNLALFEGTPGEVRRRVRIPLATPGTTRVLAWVNILGDGQAEVYVPSADPKPKGNGWPTNLEEAVKELQKSGDGGGEGEGDY, from the coding sequence ATGCTCTCCGTCCTTCTCGCCGGGCTGCTCAGCCAGACGGCGCCGCCGGTCTCCGCCCGCCAGCAGGGCGTGCCCATTGGCCGGGGCACCACGGTTCCCAAGGTGGTGTTGAGCGCGCCGTCCGGCGGGTGGACGGTGGACCGGATGCTGCAAATCGAGGGCACGGTGAGCGACGCCTCGGTGGATCCGGTGGTCGTGTCCATCAACGGCGACCGCTACCTGATGCGCACGCAAGGGGGGCGCTTCAGCCGCAAGTTCCCCGCGGCCAGCGGGAAGAACATCGTGACGGTGATGGCCACCAACAAGGGGGGCACGGCGCGCGCGCAGGCGACGAGCTACGCGCAGGTGCCCCCGGTGCCGCTCAAGGCCATCCTCACGAGCGACACGGACGGCGTCTACACGGACCTGCACATCTACGAGCCCACGGACGCGAGCAGCGCGGGTGAGACGCTGGACGTGTCGTCCATGGCGCACGTGTACTGGGCGAACACGCAGAGCCCGTCCGGCGGCACGTTCTTCCTCAACGAGCAGGGCGGCGACTTCGACCAGCCGGCCTACGGCCCGTACCTCTACATCCACCGCGCGCCGCCCACGGGCGTGTACCTGGTGGCGACGAACTACTGGCCCAGCGGCGACAAGGCGCACACGGTGGCCACGCTCAACCTGGCGCTCTTCGAAGGCACGCCGGGCGAGGTCCGCCGCCGCGTGCGCATCCCGCTGGCGACGCCGGGCACGACGCGCGTGCTCGCGTGGGTGAACATCCTGGGGGACGGGCAGGCGGAGGTGTACGTGCCGTCCGCGGATCCGAAGCCCAAGGGGAACGGCTGGCCCACGAACCTGGAGGAGGCGGTCAAGGAGCTCCAGAAGAGCGGTGACGGCGGCGGCGAAGGGGAAGGCGATTACTGA
- a CDS encoding lamin tail domain-containing protein → MAAWAVRGWGVRLGLGWVLGWMGACGLPMWEEEPAACDALLPGDLVITEYLNDPSGADTGKEYVELHNPTRETVDLLGVTLFTARDEAAQERVYTFTTGLPVDAGAFVVLGDVRDGALPEHVDQTYGDALGALGNSAGLLGLRCGTRVLDSVVLEAPAKSGMARTHDGVSRWCDAPGSPGSANAPCPALADGGVTAGATCLPPGAVSPRDIQSPRPGELIITEVMANPRGDDTVGEWLEVRATVPVDLNGLTVGTDTSGTRLELERCLSLAAGESALLARRREPEVNGGLPEPLATFAVDLRNAGGVVAIRSGNVLIDSALYGPAQDGVATQISAPLTSDAKNNDVTASWCAATEAYGDKGNLGTPGRTNRACTGTDAGTAQAGCIDRTTGQTRALRVPTVGSLVLTEFMADPAVVPDAQGEWVEVLALREVDLNGVTLANESGGSVLESPLCLSMKAGSFAVLARGDDASLNGGLPSVLGTFAFGLGNGAGAHVLKLSAQGTVLDSVAFTNAASPGVSSQLDARVRDAAGNDAAGAFCPTPSGVTYGAGDRGTPGRENRTCAR, encoded by the coding sequence GTGGCGGCTTGGGCAGTGCGGGGATGGGGCGTGCGGTTGGGATTGGGATGGGTGCTGGGGTGGATGGGGGCGTGCGGACTGCCCATGTGGGAGGAGGAGCCAGCGGCCTGTGATGCGCTGCTGCCTGGGGACCTGGTCATCACGGAGTACCTCAACGACCCCTCGGGCGCGGACACGGGGAAGGAGTACGTGGAGCTCCACAACCCCACCCGGGAGACCGTGGACCTGCTGGGCGTCACGCTCTTCACCGCGCGCGATGAAGCGGCGCAGGAGCGCGTCTACACGTTCACCACGGGCCTGCCGGTGGACGCGGGGGCCTTCGTCGTGCTGGGCGACGTGCGTGACGGCGCGCTGCCCGAGCACGTGGACCAGACCTATGGGGATGCGCTCGGCGCGCTGGGCAACAGCGCGGGGCTCCTGGGGCTGCGGTGCGGGACGCGCGTGCTCGACTCGGTGGTGCTCGAAGCGCCCGCGAAGTCGGGCATGGCCCGGACCCATGACGGCGTGTCGCGCTGGTGCGATGCACCGGGCAGTCCGGGAAGCGCGAACGCGCCGTGTCCCGCGCTGGCGGATGGCGGCGTGACAGCCGGAGCGACGTGTCTGCCACCGGGCGCGGTCTCTCCCCGGGACATCCAGTCCCCGCGACCCGGAGAGCTGATCATCACCGAGGTGATGGCCAACCCGCGAGGCGACGACACCGTGGGCGAGTGGCTGGAGGTCCGCGCCACCGTGCCCGTAGACCTCAACGGGCTGACGGTGGGGACGGACACATCCGGTACACGCCTGGAATTGGAGCGCTGTCTGTCCCTCGCCGCCGGAGAGTCCGCGCTGCTCGCGCGCAGAAGGGAGCCGGAGGTGAACGGTGGCCTGCCGGAGCCGCTGGCCACGTTCGCCGTGGACCTGCGCAACGCGGGCGGCGTGGTCGCCATTCGCTCGGGCAACGTCCTCATCGACAGCGCGCTGTATGGCCCGGCCCAGGACGGCGTGGCCACCCAGATATCCGCGCCGCTCACCAGCGATGCGAAGAACAACGACGTCACGGCGTCCTGGTGCGCGGCCACGGAGGCCTACGGTGACAAGGGCAACCTGGGCACACCGGGACGGACCAACCGCGCGTGCACCGGGACGGACGCGGGCACGGCGCAGGCGGGCTGTATCGACCGGACCACGGGGCAGACCCGTGCGCTTCGCGTTCCCACCGTGGGCTCGCTGGTGCTCACCGAGTTCATGGCCGACCCCGCGGTCGTCCCGGATGCGCAGGGGGAATGGGTGGAGGTGCTCGCGCTGCGGGAGGTGGACCTCAACGGGGTGACGCTCGCCAACGAGTCAGGCGGCTCCGTCCTGGAGTCCCCGCTGTGCCTGTCGATGAAGGCCGGAAGCTTCGCGGTCCTTGCTCGCGGTGACGACGCTTCACTCAATGGCGGATTGCCCTCGGTGCTCGGCACGTTCGCGTTCGGTCTGGGCAATGGCGCGGGGGCCCATGTCCTCAAGCTGTCGGCGCAGGGCACCGTCCTGGACTCGGTGGCCTTCACGAACGCCGCAAGCCCCGGCGTGTCGTCGCAGTTGGATGCGCGCGTGCGGGACGCCGCCGGCAACGACGCGGCCGGGGCCTTCTGTCCCACGCCCTCCGGTGTGACCTACGGCGCGGGCGACCGGGGCACCCCGGGCCGGGAGAACCGGACGTGCGCGCGATGA
- a CDS encoding sensor histidine kinase has product MNPFASTTDSLADLVESRREDILRRWGARLEPHPPGMSVEFQDRLEGMLKLVDALVLVLRQGPVETGSSEAVWAHARELGLRRFRAGARVETLVEEYGLLRETLLEVLDASHRPLATGELRTLWRALDRSLTEAVAHYVHEHEHALRARERRLQEILDHAPAAIYAKDASGRYLFINRPFEAISGHERESVLGRTDLDLFPRETAERFRYNDRRVLAAKTPLVFDEEVLQPDGTHLYHTMKFPLPGVVQGEAWALCGVSTDITTTRTLRQERDEAREQLHRVLTQLPVVLWAFDAQGVFTLFEGEGVTSTSVPSRVMHGRSVFDVFRDRRDVLEVILRALAGERLSTELYLMGVWFEVRLLPVFDAGGRVVSVSGVSLDITERRRAEQELRASETRYRLATLATRDIIWDWDLVTDEIHWSESAPRVLRLDTSRGPPVMDTAWWTASLHPDEREQVTRELRMAIDSDEGHWEAEYRMRRGDGTWAFVEDRGRVVKDLQGRPVRMVGAMQDVTDRHEAEAEAKRRAEFEQLLIGIVGHDLRNPISAITMAATSLAKREDSDSRDQKAVARILSSAERAHRMLRDVLDFTQARLGGGIPMDPREVDLLDLVRQVMDEVQQAHPDRRLEVAGRGEARLSCDPDRLAQVITNLVNNALAYGDAHCPVRVWLRGQPGAVTLAVRNQGRPIPQHLMPHLFEPLKRAQTQDGHRNSHGLGLGLFIVKHIVDAHGGRLRVRSSARDGTTFLVQLPRRLPSGD; this is encoded by the coding sequence ATGAATCCGTTTGCCTCCACGACGGACTCGCTCGCGGACCTCGTGGAGTCGCGGCGTGAGGACATCCTCCGGCGCTGGGGCGCACGGTTGGAGCCCCACCCGCCCGGCATGTCCGTGGAGTTCCAGGACCGGCTGGAGGGGATGCTCAAGCTGGTGGACGCGCTGGTGCTCGTCCTCCGGCAGGGCCCCGTGGAGACCGGGTCCTCGGAGGCGGTCTGGGCCCATGCCCGGGAGCTGGGGCTGCGGCGTTTCCGGGCCGGCGCCCGCGTGGAGACGCTGGTGGAGGAGTACGGCCTCCTGCGCGAGACCCTCCTCGAGGTGCTGGATGCATCCCACCGGCCGCTCGCCACGGGCGAGCTGCGCACGCTCTGGCGCGCGCTGGACCGGAGCCTGACGGAGGCCGTGGCCCACTACGTCCACGAACACGAACACGCGCTGCGCGCCCGCGAACGGCGGCTGCAGGAGATCCTCGACCACGCCCCGGCCGCCATCTACGCGAAGGACGCCAGCGGGAGGTACCTCTTCATCAACCGCCCCTTCGAGGCCATCTCCGGGCACGAGCGCGAGTCGGTGCTGGGGCGCACGGACCTGGACCTGTTCCCACGGGAGACGGCGGAGCGCTTCCGCTACAACGACCGCCGGGTGCTGGCGGCGAAGACGCCGCTCGTCTTCGACGAGGAGGTGCTCCAGCCCGACGGGACGCACCTCTACCACACGATGAAGTTCCCCCTGCCCGGCGTCGTGCAGGGGGAGGCGTGGGCGCTGTGCGGCGTGTCCACGGACATCACCACCACGCGCACGCTGCGCCAGGAGCGCGACGAGGCCCGCGAGCAGCTCCACCGCGTGCTCACGCAGCTGCCCGTCGTGCTGTGGGCCTTCGACGCGCAGGGCGTGTTCACCCTCTTCGAGGGCGAGGGCGTGACGTCCACGTCCGTGCCCTCCCGGGTGATGCACGGACGCTCCGTCTTCGACGTGTTCCGGGACCGGCGCGACGTGCTGGAGGTCATCCTGCGCGCGCTGGCCGGGGAGCGGCTGTCCACGGAGCTGTACCTCATGGGCGTCTGGTTCGAGGTCCGCCTCCTGCCGGTGTTCGACGCGGGCGGGCGCGTGGTGAGCGTGTCGGGCGTGTCGCTGGACATCACCGAGCGGCGCCGGGCGGAGCAGGAGCTGCGTGCGTCGGAGACGCGCTACCGGCTGGCCACCCTGGCCACCCGCGACATCATCTGGGACTGGGACCTGGTGACGGACGAAATCCACTGGAGCGAGTCCGCGCCCCGCGTCCTCCGGCTGGACACGTCCCGGGGGCCGCCCGTCATGGACACCGCGTGGTGGACGGCCAGCCTGCACCCCGACGAGCGCGAGCAGGTGACGCGGGAGCTGCGCATGGCCATCGACAGCGACGAGGGCCACTGGGAGGCCGAGTACCGGATGCGCCGGGGTGACGGGACGTGGGCCTTCGTCGAGGACCGGGGCCGCGTGGTGAAGGACCTCCAGGGGCGCCCGGTGCGCATGGTGGGTGCCATGCAGGACGTCACCGACCGGCACGAGGCCGAGGCCGAGGCGAAGCGCCGCGCGGAGTTCGAACAGCTGCTCATCGGCATCGTGGGCCACGACCTGCGCAACCCCATCTCCGCCATCACCATGGCCGCCACGTCGCTGGCGAAGCGCGAGGACTCCGACTCGCGCGACCAGAAGGCCGTGGCCCGCATCCTCTCCAGCGCCGAGCGCGCCCACCGCATGCTGCGCGACGTGCTGGACTTCACCCAGGCGCGGCTGGGCGGCGGCATCCCCATGGACCCGCGCGAGGTGGACCTCCTGGACCTGGTGCGCCAGGTGATGGACGAGGTGCAGCAGGCCCACCCGGACCGGCGCCTGGAGGTGGCCGGGCGGGGAGAGGCCCGGCTGTCGTGCGACCCGGACCGGCTGGCGCAGGTCATCACCAACCTGGTGAACAACGCGCTCGCCTACGGAGACGCCCACTGCCCGGTGCGCGTGTGGCTGCGCGGCCAGCCGGGGGCGGTGACGCTCGCGGTGCGGAACCAGGGGCGCCCCATTCCCCAGCACCTGATGCCGCACCTGTTCGAACCCCTCAAGCGCGCGCAGACCCAGGACGGCCACCGCAACTCCCACGGGCTCGGGCTGGGGCTGTTCATCGTGAAGCACATCGTGGATGCGCATGGCGGCCGGCTGCGCGTGCGCTCCTCCGCCCGGGACGGCACCACCTTCCTCGTGCAGCTGCCCCGCCGGCTGCCCTCCGGGGACTGA
- a CDS encoding alpha/beta hydrolase: MGYVHILRHFPSPQEGFNRTVRIYTPDTYDAWQDHRFPVLYMHDGQNVFAHPESAVFDTWCANRVAEENVQAGRMEPWIIVAVDSGPGRFQEYSPWDEPRNGVSARGEAYGRFLVEELKPYIDRTYRTRQGSEWTGVMGSSLGGLISLYLGWKFPRVFGRIGALSPTVMWSQGRLFDAWREHSRRWSRIYLDAGATEYIHAGGIPLDYGRGTHDFFQHLKGLGYGDHEVSLVLEPGGEHHEKDWQRRLPAAMQWLLG; encoded by the coding sequence ATGGGCTACGTCCACATCCTTCGCCACTTCCCCTCTCCCCAGGAGGGGTTCAACCGCACCGTCCGCATCTACACGCCGGACACCTACGACGCCTGGCAGGACCACCGCTTCCCGGTGCTCTACATGCACGACGGGCAGAACGTCTTCGCGCATCCGGAGTCCGCCGTCTTCGACACGTGGTGCGCCAACCGCGTCGCGGAGGAGAACGTCCAGGCGGGGCGGATGGAGCCGTGGATCATCGTCGCGGTGGACTCGGGCCCCGGCCGGTTCCAGGAGTACTCGCCGTGGGACGAGCCGCGCAACGGCGTGTCCGCGCGAGGCGAGGCCTACGGACGCTTCCTCGTGGAGGAGCTGAAGCCATACATCGACCGGACGTACCGCACGCGCCAGGGCAGTGAATGGACCGGTGTGATGGGCTCATCCCTGGGCGGGCTCATCTCGCTGTACCTGGGGTGGAAGTTCCCGCGGGTGTTCGGGCGCATCGGCGCGCTGTCGCCCACGGTGATGTGGAGCCAGGGCCGCCTGTTCGACGCGTGGCGCGAGCACAGCCGCCGCTGGTCGCGCATCTACCTGGACGCGGGCGCCACGGAGTACATCCACGCGGGCGGCATCCCCCTGGACTACGGCCGGGGCACGCACGACTTCTTCCAGCACCTCAAGGGCCTGGGCTACGGCGACCACGAGGTGTCGCTCGTGCTGGAGCCCGGCGGCGAGCACCACGAGAAGGACTGGCAGCGCCGGCTTCCGGCGGCCATGCAGTGGCTGCTCGGGTGA
- a CDS encoding DUF2378 family protein has translation MTRRPRSVPLEQRQVYVQVVEGLLQHGLKGQVSPRLRERLRQAGVDLDRPLLPLYPVPLWGRCLEIVVEEVYPGMPKAEGFARLARAHVEGYGATLLGRAVMGVMRVLGPRRMVQRMPEVLRGTDNYTEVTLVERGPAHFELHFNSSLKGPGYVEALLEALLAAGGAKAPCVTKLYDDGERTEYALTWIQEP, from the coding sequence GTGACACGCCGGCCCCGCTCGGTGCCGCTCGAACAGCGGCAGGTCTATGTGCAGGTCGTGGAAGGCCTGCTCCAGCATGGTCTGAAGGGCCAGGTGTCCCCCCGCCTGCGTGAACGGCTGCGCCAGGCGGGCGTGGACCTGGACCGGCCGCTGTTGCCGCTCTACCCCGTGCCGCTCTGGGGGCGGTGCCTGGAGATCGTCGTCGAAGAGGTGTACCCGGGCATGCCCAAGGCGGAGGGCTTCGCCCGGCTCGCCCGGGCGCACGTGGAGGGCTACGGGGCCACGCTGCTGGGCCGCGCGGTGATGGGCGTGATGCGCGTGCTGGGACCCCGGCGCATGGTGCAGCGGATGCCGGAGGTGCTGCGCGGCACGGACAACTACACGGAGGTGACGCTGGTGGAGCGCGGTCCCGCGCACTTCGAGCTGCACTTCAACTCGAGCCTCAAGGGGCCCGGCTACGTGGAGGCCCTCCTCGAAGCCCTGCTGGCCGCGGGCGGCGCGAAGGCGCCTTGCGTGACGAAGCTGTACGACGACGGGGAGCGCACCGAGTACGCGCTCACCTGGATCCAGGAACCCTGA
- a CDS encoding DUF1175 family protein: MRVLMLTVLLNAAPLPSGTAPAREGASIAAEPVAPETRARLLRREVAQVALAQVKAFDAAWQPAQRDCAGLIRYAYRTAYRRVASERLASPLWRDTRGGPSDFADAETLISRNFAPLGRGEDAREQLRTGDVVAFRQEHDAGPVFHLMLVVRPEDRAHAPARVVYHPGEAGARVRTGVLDALATEAPLEWRPVPANASFLGFFRFKEWMS, from the coding sequence ATGCGCGTCCTGATGCTCACGGTGTTGTTGAACGCCGCCCCGCTCCCGTCCGGGACGGCCCCCGCGCGTGAAGGCGCGTCCATCGCGGCGGAGCCGGTGGCTCCGGAGACGCGCGCGCGGCTGCTGCGACGGGAGGTCGCGCAGGTGGCGCTCGCGCAGGTGAAGGCTTTCGACGCCGCGTGGCAGCCGGCGCAGCGCGACTGCGCGGGCCTCATCCGCTACGCGTACCGCACGGCGTACCGGCGCGTGGCCTCCGAGCGCCTCGCCTCTCCGCTGTGGCGGGACACGCGCGGCGGTCCCTCCGACTTCGCGGACGCGGAGACGTTGATCAGCCGCAACTTCGCTCCGCTGGGCCGGGGCGAGGACGCGCGCGAGCAGCTCCGCACCGGAGACGTGGTGGCCTTCCGCCAGGAGCACGACGCAGGCCCCGTCTTCCACCTGATGCTCGTGGTGCGCCCGGAGGACCGGGCCCACGCACCCGCGCGCGTCGTCTACCACCCCGGTGAGGCTGGAGCGCGCGTGCGCACCGGCGTCCTGGACGCTCTCGCCACCGAGGCGCCGCTGGAGTGGCGCCCCGTGCCGGCCAACGCTTCCTTCCTCGGCTTCTTCCGCTTCAAGGAGTGGATGTCATGA
- a CDS encoding arsenate-mycothiol transferase ArsC: protein MNTVIFACTHNAGRSQIAAAFFNLLADPAKARAISAGTQPAERLHPEVLATMKEMGVDLGDAKPQRLTPELAKSAQILVTLGGLPDAPSVADQKREDWPMEDTVGKSAADVEKIRDTTAAMVSDFVNRHGWERPA, encoded by the coding sequence ATGAACACGGTCATCTTCGCTTGTACGCACAACGCGGGTCGCTCGCAGATCGCGGCGGCCTTCTTCAACCTGCTGGCGGACCCGGCGAAGGCGCGCGCGATTTCCGCGGGAACGCAGCCGGCCGAGCGTCTGCATCCCGAGGTGCTCGCCACCATGAAGGAGATGGGCGTGGACCTGGGCGACGCGAAGCCGCAGCGCCTGACGCCGGAGCTGGCCAAGAGCGCGCAGATCCTGGTGACGCTGGGCGGGCTGCCGGACGCGCCGTCGGTGGCGGACCAGAAGCGCGAGGACTGGCCCATGGAGGACACGGTGGGCAAGTCCGCGGCGGACGTGGAGAAGATCCGCGACACGACGGCGGCCATGGTGTCGGACTTCGTGAACCGCCACGGTTGGGAGCGCCCGGCTTAA
- a CDS encoding zinc metalloprotease, with protein sequence MDSTVPGPQWLPVAVRRIPVVVHVVADSACTNGNVSDALVHSQIAVLNEDFRAMAGTPGGGGVDSKIEFFLATVDPLGNPTTGIQRYCNTTWYQDTGSYWLSTAWDPTRYVNIYTNSAGGSRGYVPFLPAEPTGAVGQPQDRVVINWLAFGRVGPVVPYHNGRTVTHEVGHYLGLFHTYYSGCGTATAPDCYTTGDRICDTPPNATSHKGCTAGITSCGGVPVPIQNYMELTDDACMTGFSAEQVQRMRCTLATYRPGLAQ encoded by the coding sequence ATGGACTCGACCGTTCCCGGACCTCAGTGGCTGCCGGTGGCGGTGCGGCGCATCCCGGTGGTGGTTCATGTCGTCGCGGACAGTGCCTGCACGAATGGCAATGTCTCGGATGCGCTGGTCCACAGCCAGATCGCGGTCCTCAATGAGGACTTCCGCGCGATGGCTGGCACTCCGGGCGGCGGTGGGGTGGACAGCAAGATTGAGTTCTTCCTGGCCACCGTGGACCCCTTGGGCAATCCGACCACGGGCATCCAGCGCTATTGCAACACGACCTGGTACCAGGACACGGGCAGCTATTGGCTCAGCACCGCCTGGGATCCGACGCGCTACGTGAACATCTACACCAACAGCGCCGGCGGCTCGCGAGGCTACGTGCCCTTCCTCCCCGCGGAGCCCACGGGTGCCGTCGGTCAGCCGCAGGACCGCGTGGTCATCAACTGGCTGGCATTCGGACGGGTGGGGCCTGTCGTTCCGTACCACAACGGGCGGACCGTCACGCACGAGGTGGGCCACTACCTGGGCTTGTTCCACACGTACTACTCGGGATGCGGCACGGCCACCGCGCCGGATTGCTACACCACCGGCGACCGCATCTGCGATACCCCGCCGAATGCCACCTCCCACAAGGGGTGCACCGCGGGAATCACCAGCTGTGGCGGCGTGCCGGTCCCCATCCAGAACTACATGGAACTGACGGACGACGCCTGTATGACGGGCTTCAGCGCGGAGCAGGTCCAGCGCATGCGCTGCACCCTGGCCACCTACCGCCCGGGCCTGGCGCAGTAG
- a CDS encoding TerC/Alx family metal homeostasis membrane protein — MQSTPSWAWIVFWALLLALLVVDLLAHRGGRGQSRRAAVLWSLAWVGLGLGFCGFVWVTLGSERGHEYLAAWLIEKSLSLDNVFVFLVIFRSLSVPQRYQHEVLFLGIFGALVFRALFIFVGAAALQRWGWVSYVFGAILLITAWRVFREDPSKQEDNRVVGWLAKRLPVTDQVEGPHFLVKHQGRRLATPLLLALVGLEVTDILFAVDSVPAAFSVTTDTFILYSSNAFAILGLRALYLVIAGAVGQLKYLHYGLAGVLAFAGVKMVVETWVHIPPLLSVAIIVVVIGGAVGASLLHRRSVRQVEA; from the coding sequence ATGCAAAGCACCCCTTCCTGGGCCTGGATCGTCTTCTGGGCGCTGCTCCTGGCGCTGCTGGTGGTGGACCTGCTCGCGCACCGGGGAGGCCGTGGGCAGTCGCGCCGCGCGGCGGTGCTGTGGAGCCTGGCGTGGGTGGGCCTGGGCCTGGGCTTCTGCGGCTTCGTGTGGGTGACGCTGGGCAGTGAGCGCGGCCACGAGTACCTGGCGGCCTGGCTCATCGAGAAGAGCCTCAGCCTGGACAACGTCTTCGTCTTCCTCGTCATCTTCCGCAGCCTGAGCGTGCCCCAGCGCTACCAGCACGAGGTGCTCTTCCTGGGCATCTTCGGCGCGCTGGTGTTCCGGGCCCTGTTCATCTTCGTGGGGGCGGCGGCGCTGCAGCGCTGGGGCTGGGTGTCGTACGTCTTCGGCGCCATCCTGCTCATCACCGCGTGGCGCGTGTTCCGCGAGGACCCGTCGAAGCAGGAGGACAACCGCGTCGTGGGGTGGCTGGCGAAGCGGCTGCCGGTGACGGACCAGGTGGAGGGGCCGCACTTCCTGGTGAAGCACCAGGGCCGCAGGCTGGCCACGCCGCTGCTGCTGGCGCTCGTGGGCCTGGAGGTGACGGACATCCTGTTCGCGGTGGACTCGGTGCCGGCGGCGTTCTCCGTCACCACCGACACGTTCATCCTCTACAGCTCCAACGCCTTCGCCATCCTGGGGTTGCGCGCGCTCTACCTGGTCATCGCCGGGGCCGTGGGGCAGCTGAAGTACCTGCACTACGGGCTGGCGGGGGTGCTGGCGTTCGCGGGCGTGAAGATGGTCGTGGAGACGTGGGTGCACATCCCGCCGCTCCTGTCCGTGGCCATCATCGTGGTGGTGATTGGCGGAGCGGTGGGCGCCAGCCTCCTGCACCGCAGGTCCGTGCGCCAGGTGGAGGCCTGA